TCGTGGGCGATGGCGTCATGAGCTTCTGCATGGATGCCGCCGCGGACCTCGGCGTGCCGTGCGCGCTGTTCTGGACTGCCAGCGCCTGCGGCTTCATGGGCTACCGCAACTTCCGGTTCCTCCTAGACGAGGGCCTCACCCCTCTCAAAGGTATGCATGCCATGCGGGCGCAAGCTTGCAATACGTAGCAACCATGTCCGGGAGGTACTATAACTTGTGTTGATTGATCTGAGCAGATGAGGACCAAGTGAAGAACGGGTACTTGGACACGCCGGTGGCACAGGCACACGGGATGAGCAAGCACATGCGTCTCCGAGACTTCTCATCCTTCGTCCGCACGACGGACCGCAGCGACATCCTGTTCAACTTCCTGCTGCACGAGGTCGAGCAGTCGGACCGCGCGACCGCCATCGTCCTTAACACCATTGACGAGCTCGAGCAGACGGCCCTCGACGCCATGCGCGCCATCCTCCCCCTGCCCGTCTACACCATCGGCCCGCTTAACTCACTCACCGAGCAGCTGGTCTCACAGGAAGGCGATCTCGCCGGGATACGCTCCAGCCTCTGGAGAGAAGACCAGTCATGTCTCAAGTGGCTCCAGGGCAGGGAGCCCCGCTCCGTGGTGTATGTCAACTACGGGAGCGTAACCACCATGTCCAAGCAGGAGCTGGTGGAGTTCGCTTGGGGGCTTGCCAACTGTGGCTACGACTTCCTGTGGATCGTGAGGAACGACCTGGTGAAGGGCGATGCCGCGGTGCTGCCTCCCGAGTTCCTCGAGGCCACCAAGGGCAGGTGCCTCCTAGCGAGCTGGTGCGAGCAGGAGGCGGTGATGCACCACGAGGCGGTGGGCGCCTTCCTGACGCACTGTGGGTGGAACTCGATGATGGAGGGGCTCAGCGCCGGGGTGCCCATGCTATGTTGGCCTTTCTTCGCCGAGCAGCAGACCAACTGCCGATACGCGTGCATGGAGTGGGGCGTCGGGGTGGAGGTCGGCGACGACGTCCGCCGGGAGGCGGTCGAGGCGAGGATAAGGGAGGTGATGGGAGGAGAAGTAGGGAGGGAGATGAGGAGGAGGGCGGCAGAGTGGAAGGAGGTCGCTTCTCGCTCAACCGCGCAACCTGGTGGCAGGTCGTTGGCCAACCTTGAGAGTCTGCTCAAGGATGTACTGAAGTGACCGCCAATAACAAATAATTAAGGTGGGTATATAGTCACTCCTTGCAAAACTATAGTGGATATAATTTTTTACAAAGTCAAACATTGTAAACTTTGACTAGTTTATTGAAAACTTAACTACATTTACCAATTAGCCTTCTACCATTTACCCGCTAAACTTTGGAAGCTGTCTTTCAAGTTAACAAATATACGTATTGAAAAGCTAACAAATATAGGTCGATAAAAGCAGAAATTTGTGTGCGGCGGGTGCAGGCAATATGGTAGTCTATATGGATTTCTTGGCTAGAAAAGCCAACAAATATATGTATTGGTGGAATCTAGAGAAAGCGGACAAGATTATATACTAATTCTTCTGTTTATGTCCATGCACTATGAATGCAATGCACACAACCTGAAGATCAACAGGTGATTCAGTGTTCAGACTATTGTGTGGTGTGGTTTCAGTGTTGAGAGATATCTGGTGGCTGGCTGCACACAGCACCAATATTCATGCAGCTTAAGACACAACATCAGATCATTTAGGAAAACAGGGATGCATAGATTGCTTGCATTTACCTATTGCCATACCGGCGATTGACGAAGGACGACGCTTGTGGGACGGTGCAGATCATTCGATCAACATCAC
This region of Triticum aestivum cultivar Chinese Spring chromosome 2D, IWGSC CS RefSeq v2.1, whole genome shotgun sequence genomic DNA includes:
- the LOC101290608 gene encoding 7-deoxyloganetin glucosyltransferase, whose protein sequence is MATNKKQPHAVLVPFPAQGHVTPMMKLAKVLHRKGFHITFVNTEYNQRRLVRSRVPGAVAGLPGFRFATIPDGIPTSDVDADADAPQDPVSLCYYTMTTCLPHLKNLLRDLNGAVGAPRVSCVVGDGVMSFCMDAAADLGVPCALFWTASACGFMGYRNFRFLLDEGLTPLKDEDQVKNGYLDTPVAQAHGMSKHMRLRDFSSFVRTTDRSDILFNFLLHEVEQSDRATAIVLNTIDELEQTALDAMRAILPLPVYTIGPLNSLTEQLVSQEGDLAGIRSSLWREDQSCLKWLQGREPRSVVYVNYGSVTTMSKQELVEFAWGLANCGYDFLWIVRNDLVKGDAAVLPPEFLEATKGRCLLASWCEQEAVMHHEAVGAFLTHCGWNSMMEGLSAGVPMLCWPFFAEQQTNCRYACMEWGVGVEVGDDVRREAVEARIREVMGGEVGREMRRRAAEWKEVASRSTAQPGGRSLANLESLLKDVLK